DNA sequence from the Cytophagia bacterium CHB2 genome:
AGAATAATGCCAAAGCATAGAATCGCATCTTGACCCTATAAATATTAGTCAAAATCGTAGTTGCTTTGGTGGCTTTCTAGTTTTAACCGGACAGCAGTGGAGGCAAATATGTCACTCGAAACGTCTTTAGGCCGTAAGGCGCTCAAAGTTAGAATAATCCCGCGGCGGCGAGACTGAAAGTGTTTCGCCACTGAAATCCCACCGAAAAGGCTTTTTTTCTGTGGCAGCTCTACTTCTGTCGTCGGCGTTTTCAAAGCTGCTCAAATAATTGGTTCTATGCTGTTCTGTGTGGGCCGCACGAATACGCCGAAGGCGTTCAACAACAAAGCCGAGGGTCGCGCGCAGCGCACCCTGGGAAAACAACCATGCCCACGAGAACTCTGAAAGAGTTCGACAAAAAATGTTATGGTCGCCGGCCCGTCGTTCATTTTCGTTAAGGCTTTTGTTTTAGGATGCAATTTTTGTGGACGGGGCTGTCGCCACTGTTCGATCAGCTTCATCGGCGTGTAGAGTTCAACTTGAAAAGTTCTGCCAGCGAATGCCGGGAACGAAATCTGTTGGGTGCTTTCATCCATTGTTTTTTTCAGCGGACCATTTGGAATGATGATCTTGTCAGCACGGCATTGCGCGGACTTTTGCTATTGCCCGCAGTTGCTGCGGAAATTTCTGAAAAAAGAGTCAAACTTGATCAAAAATGCATAAGAATTTAAGACAGAGCCCCTTTAAATCCGCATAAAACCGCGGCAATTCAAAAAAAGAGTCTGGCAACAAATGAAGAAAATGGTGGTGAGGTAAATCTTGCAATTCGTGCAGGAAGTTCTAAATTGCGTTCCAATCAGTTTTCATGGAGCTTTTCTCGCTTCATTTGTGATGATGCGGTAATAACACGAATTGAAATCGAAAGGCCGCCAGCGCAAAGCATACATGCCTGATCCCCGTCTCGAAAAACTCGCCGATTTACTCGTTCATTACTCCGTCAAAGTCCGTCCGCGTGACAAAGTCGTGATTCAAGGTGAAGCGATCGCCGCGCCGCTTTTGTCCGCCGTCTATGCCAGGGTTTTGCAAGTCGGCGGCTATCCCATTGTGCTGCCCGAGCTGCCGGAGATCGATGAATTGTTTTATCGTCACGCCTCCGGTGAACAATTGCAGTATGTTTCTGAGATCGATCGTTTGGTGCGCGAGCGTCACGATGTTCTCATTCAAATCGACGGCGCCAGCAACACCAAGGCGCTGAGTAATGTCGATCCGAAAAAAATCTCCCTGCGGGCGCAAGCGCGCGCGGTGTTGAGCACAATTTTGATGCAACGCACGGCGGCCGGAGAATTGCGCTGGGTCTACACCATTTTCCCGACGCATGCCTATGCGCAAGACGCCGAGATGAGCTTGCGCGAATTTGAAGATTTCTTTTATCAAGCCTGCATGCCGGATTTGCACGACCCGGTTGGGTATTGGCAACGCGTTGCCGTACAGCAAGATCGTATCGTCAAATGGCTGAGTGGCAAGCAGCGCGTGCACGTGGAAGCGCCGGGCACGGATTTGCGTTTGAGCATTGCCGGGCGGCCGTTCATCAATTGCGCGGGAAATTTTAACCTGCCGGACGGCGAGGTTTTCACCGCGCCGGTGGAAGACAGCGTCGAAGGCCAGGTGTATTTCTCCTATCCCGCGATTTATGGCGGCAAAGAGGTGGCAGGCGTGCGCCTGTGGTTCGAACAGGGCAAAGTCGTGCGCGCCAGCGCTGAAAAAAATGAAGAATTCTTGCTGGCCACGCTGGACACCGACGAGGGCGCGCGCCGCGCCGGCGAGTTTGCCATTGCCACCAATGAGGGTATTACGCGCTTCACGCGCCAAATTTTGTTCGATGAAAAAATCGGCGGCAGCTTTCACCTGGCGTTGGGCGCGAGCTATCCGGAATCCGGCGGCGTCAATCAATCCGCGATTCATTGGGACATGATTTGCGATTTACGCGCCGGCGGGGAAATTTGGGTGGATGAGCAGTTGTTGTATAAAGAGGGGAAATTTGTAATGGCGGCTTGAATTGTTTTGGTATTTGATTTTCAGACAGTCACTTATTGAAAAGGATCGATTGTATCATGCGTAACGTTCGTTTTGTTTTTGCGATATGTTTCTCCGGTCTTTTGCTGTTGGCGGCTTGCCGCCAGGCTCCGCCGCAACAGGTTGCCCCCGTTGCACAGGAGTCCGAGGCTCTGCCGCTCGATACCGGCATTGCCTTGCCGTTGGATTTACAAATGGCTGTGACGCAGTATCAGCCGGCAACGAAAATTGCCGAGATCGAAATTAATTTTACCTCGAAACTGGACCAAGCTTCCGCCAAAATCACCGTCGTGTTGCCCGCCAAGACCACATTTATCAGCGGCGCAACTAGCTGGGAAGGCGCATTAAAACAGGGGGAATCCGGACAATTGCGTTTTTCCGTTCGCACGGAAGATGCCAC
Encoded proteins:
- a CDS encoding aminopeptidase encodes the protein MPDPRLEKLADLLVHYSVKVRPRDKVVIQGEAIAAPLLSAVYARVLQVGGYPIVLPELPEIDELFYRHASGEQLQYVSEIDRLVRERHDVLIQIDGASNTKALSNVDPKKISLRAQARAVLSTILMQRTAAGELRWVYTIFPTHAYAQDAEMSLREFEDFFYQACMPDLHDPVGYWQRVAVQQDRIVKWLSGKQRVHVEAPGTDLRLSIAGRPFINCAGNFNLPDGEVFTAPVEDSVEGQVYFSYPAIYGGKEVAGVRLWFEQGKVVRASAEKNEEFLLATLDTDEGARRAGEFAIATNEGITRFTRQILFDEKIGGSFHLALGASYPESGGVNQSAIHWDMICDLRAGGEIWVDEQLLYKEGKFVMAA